A genomic stretch from Mesomycoplasma neurolyticum includes:
- a CDS encoding PTS sugar transporter subunit IIA, whose translation MKLTKNNIFLNQNLKNKNEIFEHIFNYFFKKGSVTKDFLISMIKRDVESSVAIGNYLFLPHANFDGKNSVLKNDIVFLHLKKTIIIDDQKIKFVVGLACYDAKHIEALQKIAIAFSNIEKIEKLVNKLFINYEDILKILN comes from the coding sequence ATGAAATTAACTAAAAATAATATTTTTTTAAACCAAAATTTGAAAAATAAAAATGAAATTTTTGAACATATTTTTAATTATTTTTTTAAAAAAGGCTCAGTTACAAAAGATTTTTTAATTTCAATGATAAAAAGAGATGTTGAATCATCGGTGGCTATAGGAAATTATTTATTTTTGCCACATGCTAATTTTGATGGTAAAAATTCAGTTTTAAAAAATGATATTGTTTTTTTGCACCTAAAAAAAACAATAATAATTGATGATCAAAAAATAAAATTTGTTGTTGGTTTGGCTTGTTATGATGCAAAACACATAGAAGCATTACAAAAAATTGCAATAGCTTTTTCAAACATTGAAAAAATTGAAAAATTGGTAAATAAATTATTTATTAATTACGAAGATATTTTAAAAATTTTAAATTAA
- a CDS encoding Mbov_0401 family ICE element transposase-like protein yields MEKIVLNWTSEKGINSFVKWIQYEDEKFLNSELRKQLGYIIHSKRTKSFKIKDGESEIQLTKYKYYKNDKWNYGYAPHLIFEKGTIITPELKKAILQNVKMGLSYRNIVKKYNNIISIGYITYLMKKVEIKTTKLDIHSKENNGYLYMHIDDAYQDLIDENNKKSKFRTRAMYFHLVEKNNKKKVFATSLLVNTSKTNTSKKFVDFTIKSIKKHIKENYDLNLKLVIYGDGAKYMKTISKHLNAIYILDWFHVTKLLLKTVGYGKYNTENKKYFDYFRKISNITLYKKIKNLIRENDSKNAIFILKNVVKKLWNIKLNSIKKRNIPNKVLEIYKFIQYLIFNKKALNFYNQVMDIGSKTETMISHFIKKNTTKKFAIFSLDVFKKLIFLNQKNTKSVKFIN; encoded by the coding sequence ATGGAAAAAATCGTGTTAAATTGAACAAGTGAAAAAGGGATAAATTCTTTTGTAAAATGAATTCAATATGAAGATGAAAAATTTCTTAATTCTGAATTAAGAAAACAGTTGGGTTATATAATACACTCAAAAAGAACAAAAAGTTTTAAGATAAAAGATGGAGAATCCGAAATACAACTAACTAAATATAAATATTATAAAAATGATAAATGAAATTATGGTTATGCACCTCATTTAATTTTTGAAAAAGGAACAATAATCACACCTGAACTAAAAAAAGCTATTTTACAAAATGTTAAAATGGGACTTAGCTATAGAAATATCGTTAAAAAATATAATAATATAATTTCAATTGGATACATTACATATTTAATGAAAAAAGTAGAAATTAAAACTACAAAACTAGATATTCATTCTAAAGAAAACAATGGTTATTTGTACATGCATATTGATGATGCATACCAAGATTTAATAGATGAAAACAATAAAAAAAGTAAGTTTAGAACTAGAGCAATGTATTTTCATTTAGTAGAAAAAAATAATAAGAAAAAAGTATTTGCAACTTCACTTTTGGTAAACACTTCCAAAACAAATACATCAAAAAAATTTGTAGATTTTACTATTAAAAGTATAAAAAAACACATTAAAGAAAATTATGATTTAAATTTAAAATTAGTGATTTATGGTGACGGTGCCAAGTATATGAAAACAATTTCTAAACATTTAAATGCAATATACATTTTAGACTGATTTCATGTAACTAAATTACTTTTAAAAACTGTGGGGTATGGTAAATATAATACTGAAAATAAAAAATATTTTGATTATTTTAGAAAAATTTCTAATATAACATTGTATAAAAAAATTAAAAATTTAATTAGAGAAAATGATAGTAAAAATGCAATTTTTATTTTAAAAAATGTTGTAAAAAAATTATGAAATATTAAACTAAATTCAATTAAAAAACGAAATATACCAAATAAAGTTTTAGAAATTTACAAGTTTATTCAATATTTAATTTTTAATAAAAAAGCATTAAATTTTTACAATCAAGTCATGGATATTGGTAGCAAAACAGAAACGATGATTTCACATTTTATCAAAAAAAATACTACTAAAAAATTTGCAATTTTTAGTCTAGATGTGTTTAAAAAATTAATTTTTCTAAATCAAAAAAACACTAAATCAGTTAAATTTATAAACTAA
- a CDS encoding Mbov_0399 family ICE element protein: MNKNIKKTLLILTGFSSVVSPFAIALSFKTNHQKITVPSISNKTTFNKEFNIKLSDYQLTKFSGYISGGENYLINTLVPTFTYKTKDQNDVIKKASITYTQHRAIGYNNGYWFAYNDANNEWLGADVKLNKLWDYNYHENPTKLKSYWYSVDWNKKNLDDGSFAKHDFSNISWSIDNKKELENWIDNLDIKLKNVTDIYRSNDEQYISETKNSYFYSNPSILKNIKSEIKNNIIKKYNDEIHNKHNTGDFRIKNLKIKNLKLEVKFKMDFGKTTRVETSGGECYGYYSSYCEPSVTKEVTITDTLLLGDKITEFKVKVNFNFEYEYENVANKNYAQKLDDYLHKIKSQFNNSFAKTNNTIKSLSDVYPTDGLYTKANKSLNLKNTQAFFDLKITKWTEKNILNKYQEKIVYNVKNSNDKKNSIVDFYLEFKNNLSQKKEYFTLALNVEINFELTDKAKKLSLKNRIIVKPSKYLDLTNVYNGQLVDDKPKEIIKGHPSKNIDNVLVEYGGEWEYNSLATVMFNTQKQENEILFINGQKVDVLDRYFQYNLEDLRSDAKDDNTNSNQAKNANKYRVEVVQYDKKNINAENIKPIQKYYIDIVINSVNPKLEAQWFAWDPDNNPKQKSIITEFLIDKSTNDFVRDNNGEKIKNPDYDPLVDRKTGTKKQLVWVDFENQNNKLPNDTRFLQDPLGIEKKLIPVSQYKWGFIAEASLVGKGVKLTLEKADNQKTKRFKINSKNINEVELIDDNENDTDTLKEGNIIQLSQEEKNYFSSSGIWLFSSRTEKGIDSYKIVAIGDNNPKNLFTEQFVNQKISSFWTSLPGIHLFNFLNIEKKMTKEQINTLIYENVINYWKEYVSFNYQNNKALDTIFYIKPLVKIQELRNYAKSQTKNNFINNLKTLNKFLADFQYKELVDSNITIDEKNNLKFVFSIKDDTRSLNYQIDKSAKEIIISGLKFKNEEKDYETKIAIHPIVDVEKIKLFAKNTTKANFLTSTLWYKWYLNFDNSDKLISNIEYNEETFEEHFNIIINYKLLEKYKNEYYLNKNVFKIYLTFDELKTLNDTNLNQNKTKNINETNTSKLQDIFNDLKIDEINLKAIKKQKQAENYIIETIEKNMDSKFKYNDHWKITNLSDAVKKAISKVYKFKDTEYKEYYLNLEVIQNNENLIGKKTIVLVNLVDNLEVPSEQNLATLKLKTIKANISNKDKLKAKIIEDLNKQLKNYNLNFEQYLIIENWDKILELLTTENQINKIKVIVKPKNFIMYNSAELNIINNMLKADDSTYDPYSDPGLEDDAIEKIVKNNKNQAISKNINKSIDKKKLMWIIPLAIVLTILTFGIVIWIYYRFGPGKKIKK; the protein is encoded by the coding sequence ATGAATAAAAATATTAAAAAAACATTGTTGATTTTAACTGGTTTTTCTAGTGTTGTTTCACCATTTGCTATAGCTTTGAGTTTCAAAACTAATCATCAAAAAATCACAGTGCCATCAATATCAAACAAAACAACATTTAACAAAGAATTTAATATAAAACTTAGTGACTACCAATTAACAAAATTTAGTGGCTACATTTCGGGTGGAGAAAATTATTTAATAAATACACTTGTACCTACTTTTACTTATAAAACTAAAGATCAAAATGATGTTATTAAAAAAGCATCTATAACATATACGCAACATCGAGCTATTGGTTATAATAATGGTTATTGATTTGCTTATAATGATGCAAATAATGAGTGACTTGGTGCTGATGTAAAACTAAATAAGCTTTGAGATTATAATTATCATGAAAACCCTACAAAACTAAAAAGCTATTGATATAGTGTTGATTGAAATAAAAAAAATTTAGATGATGGATCATTTGCAAAACATGATTTTTCAAATATTTCTTGATCCATTGATAATAAAAAAGAACTAGAAAATTGAATTGATAATTTAGATATTAAACTTAAAAATGTTACAGATATCTATAGATCTAATGATGAGCAATATATATCTGAAACTAAAAATAGCTATTTTTATTCTAACCCTTCTATATTAAAAAATATAAAAAGTGAAATTAAAAACAATATTATTAAAAAATATAATGACGAAATTCACAACAAACATAATACAGGTGATTTCAGAATTAAAAATCTAAAAATTAAAAATTTAAAATTAGAAGTAAAATTTAAAATGGATTTTGGTAAAACAACAAGAGTTGAAACATCAGGTGGCGAATGCTATGGTTATTATTCTTCTTATTGTGAACCTTCAGTCACAAAAGAAGTTACAATAACAGATACTCTTTTACTAGGTGATAAAATAACTGAATTTAAAGTTAAAGTTAATTTTAATTTTGAATATGAATATGAAAATGTTGCAAATAAAAATTATGCTCAAAAACTTGATGATTATTTACATAAAATTAAAAGCCAATTTAATAATAGTTTTGCAAAAACAAATAATACAATTAAATCTTTGAGTGATGTTTATCCAACTGATGGTTTATATACTAAAGCTAATAAAAGTTTAAATTTAAAAAATACACAAGCTTTTTTTGATTTAAAAATAACTAAATGAACTGAAAAAAATATTTTGAATAAATATCAAGAAAAAATTGTTTACAATGTTAAAAATTCCAATGATAAAAAAAATTCAATCGTTGATTTTTATTTAGAATTTAAAAATAATTTAAGTCAAAAAAAAGAATATTTTACTTTAGCTTTAAATGTTGAAATTAATTTTGAATTAACTGATAAAGCAAAAAAACTAAGTTTAAAAAATAGAATTATAGTAAAACCATCAAAATATTTAGATTTAACTAATGTATATAATGGGCAGCTTGTTGATGACAAACCCAAAGAAATTATTAAAGGACATCCTAGTAAAAATATAGATAATGTTTTAGTTGAATATGGTGGTGAATGGGAATACAATTCTTTAGCTACAGTTATGTTCAACACACAAAAACAAGAGAATGAAATTCTTTTTATTAATGGTCAAAAAGTTGATGTTTTAGATAGGTACTTTCAATATAATTTAGAAGATTTAAGATCTGATGCAAAAGATGATAACACTAATAGTAATCAAGCTAAAAACGCAAACAAATACCGAGTTGAAGTTGTACAATATGATAAAAAAAATATTAATGCTGAAAATATAAAACCTATTCAAAAATATTACATTGATATTGTAATAAATTCAGTTAATCCTAAATTAGAAGCGCAATGGTTTGCTTGAGATCCAGATAACAATCCAAAGCAAAAAAGTATAATAACCGAATTTTTGATTGATAAATCAACAAATGATTTTGTAAGAGATAATAATGGTGAAAAAATTAAAAACCCTGATTACGATCCACTTGTTGATCGTAAAACTGGAACTAAAAAACAACTAGTTTGAGTTGATTTTGAAAATCAAAATAATAAACTTCCTAATGATACAAGGTTTCTCCAAGATCCTCTAGGCATAGAAAAAAAGCTTATTCCAGTTTCACAATATAAATGAGGTTTTATTGCTGAAGCTTCTTTAGTTGGAAAAGGGGTAAAACTCACATTAGAAAAAGCAGATAATCAAAAAACTAAAAGATTTAAAATTAATTCTAAAAATATTAATGAAGTTGAATTAATTGATGATAACGAAAATGACACCGACACTTTAAAAGAAGGTAATATAATCCAATTATCACAAGAAGAAAAAAATTATTTTTCATCTTCAGGAATTTGACTCTTTAGTTCTAGAACAGAAAAAGGTATTGATAGTTATAAAATTGTTGCAATAGGGGACAACAACCCTAAAAATTTATTTACAGAACAATTTGTAAATCAAAAAATAAGTTCTTTTTGAACAAGTCTTCCAGGTATTCATTTATTTAATTTTTTAAATATTGAAAAAAAGATGACTAAAGAACAAATAAATACTTTGATCTATGAAAATGTCATTAATTATTGAAAAGAATATGTTTCATTTAATTATCAAAACAATAAAGCTTTAGATACAATTTTTTATATTAAACCTTTAGTTAAAATTCAAGAATTAAGAAATTATGCTAAAAGTCAAACAAAAAATAATTTCATTAATAATTTAAAAACCTTAAATAAATTTTTAGCTGATTTTCAATACAAAGAATTAGTTGATAGTAACATAACAATTGATGAAAAAAACAATTTAAAATTTGTTTTTTCAATTAAAGATGATACAAGATCTTTGAATTATCAAATTGATAAATCAGCTAAAGAAATCATAATTAGTGGCCTAAAATTTAAAAACGAAGAAAAAGATTATGAAACTAAAATAGCTATCCATCCAATAGTTGATGTTGAAAAAATTAAACTTTTTGCTAAAAATACAACAAAAGCAAATTTTTTAACTAGCACTTTATGATACAAATGATATTTAAATTTTGACAATAGTGATAAATTAATAAGTAATATTGAATACAATGAAGAAACATTTGAAGAACACTTTAATATTATTATTAATTATAAACTTTTAGAAAAATATAAAAACGAATACTACTTAAATAAAAATGTTTTTAAAATTTATTTAACTTTTGATGAACTAAAAACTTTAAATGATACAAACCTAAATCAAAATAAAACAAAAAATATAAACGAAACTAATACATCTAAATTACAAGATATATTTAATGATTTAAAAATTGATGAAATTAATTTAAAAGCTATTAAAAAACAAAAGCAAGCTGAAAATTACATTATTGAAACAATTGAAAAAAATATGGATTCTAAATTTAAGTATAATGACCATTGAAAAATTACTAATTTAAGTGATGCTGTGAAAAAAGCTATTAGTAAAGTATATAAATTTAAAGATACAGAATATAAAGAATATTATTTAAATTTAGAAGTAATACAAAATAATGAAAATTTAATTGGTAAAAAAACTATAGTTTTAGTTAACTTAGTTGATAATCTCGAAGTGCCTTCAGAACAAAATTTAGCTACTCTAAAGCTTAAGACAATTAAAGCCAATATTTCTAATAAAGATAAATTAAAAGCTAAAATTATTGAAGATTTAAATAAGCAACTAAAAAACTATAATTTAAATTTTGAACAATATTTAATAATAGAAAATTGAGATAAAATATTAGAGCTTTTAACTACAGAAAATCAAATTAATAAAATCAAAGTTATTGTTAAACCTAAAAACTTTATTATGTACAATTCTGCAGAGCTAAATATTATAAATAATATGCTTAAAGCTGATGATTCAACATATGATCCCTACAGTGATCCCGGGCTTGAAGATGATGCTATTGAAAAAATAGTAAAAAATAATAAAAATCAAGCTATTTCTAAAAATATAAATAAATCTATAGATAAGAAAAAATTAATGTGAATTATTCCTTTAGCAATAGTTTTAACTATTTTAACTTTTGGAATCGTAATCTGAATATATTATCGTTTTGGTCCTGGTAAAAAAATTAAAAAATAA
- a CDS encoding Mbov_0398 family ICE element protein gives MIKEREARFSGYFGEKSDIQTFNLWKQNILDKGLSLNQTICEIIITHIKKEQEKQIIRSIKDDLFYAIRKAIFASMSSVYKEFQIRKTDENFKNKILNSKLDLISNILFKNIDINDEIFDEPSPKALNESLYFIQKAKNDEKTLKFLNETLTKNANKTEKIFDRFSKGDIFDEIHEEKLKKEIRNKNE, from the coding sequence ATGATTAAAGAAAGAGAAGCAAGATTTAGTGGTTATTTTGGTGAAAAAAGTGATATCCAAACTTTTAATTTATGAAAGCAAAACATCCTTGATAAAGGTTTATCTTTAAATCAAACTATTTGTGAAATAATAATAACTCATATTAAAAAAGAACAAGAAAAACAAATTATAAGGTCAATTAAAGATGATTTATTTTATGCAATTAGAAAAGCTATTTTCGCTTCTATGTCAAGTGTCTACAAAGAATTTCAAATAAGAAAAACAGATGAAAATTTTAAAAATAAAATTTTAAATTCAAAACTTGATTTAATATCAAATATCCTTTTTAAAAATATAGATATAAATGATGAAATTTTTGATGAACCTTCTCCTAAAGCTTTGAATGAAAGTTTGTATTTCATTCAAAAAGCAAAAAATGATGAAAAAACACTAAAATTCTTAAATGAAACCTTAACTAAAAATGCAAATAAAACTGAAAAAATATTTGATAGGTTTAGCAAAGGCGATATTTTTGATGAAATTCATGAAGAAAAACTAAAGAAAGAAATAAGAAATAAAAATGAATAA
- a CDS encoding Mbov_0397 family ICE element conjugal transfer ATPase, protein MKLQNKRIKNKGLKLWKFITLNDVPVLLAIFLTSAAIAFLGLDFLNVFIQLIIFIVLNLILFPLVFFYPSQQCKGYVFLYRWFIFLARPKKYKSNNKITNTSALIPYKKINENFIEISEGYFGALEITGVNISTYDSDEISNLLDRFAKTLNLVTNKISIVKLPKKQNLSKNLEFLKTNFQNQNNTISNELYKSYEEDIENIFNERTKDHYYIIVFDTKIEKLKKQFNLISQNLFHSKLENKQLTLKQLLNLTIEIINPAAKFSDEEIQKILKSKNIENFFKQQNIKFKASHFNINDYWFSTQTIGEYPFKLEAGWANKLFDSNSVVVWNLRKLSESAKKRRFNSAAKKIESNIEDEKNRVSRRRDSFEYQALDNIIDIASSGTEEIFESDFIFFNRALSKKELNYIEEVNKNNCIVLGAKINNLTFRQFEGLSSVYFKMFDSTKDQTEIISSNIAYGWPFANAHLNDGNYHLLGTHFINNEPLFFDQFKNDDHRKNNNMFILGTSGSGKSTLTNKIITYQYSLGNQIILIDPQNEYATLGQKLNASIINIGSGSDTTFNPLQIRKNFNPKTSEESNNAQGTFDNQEIMMLHEQNLEKFFETIFPTLTSRMLRGLGRGWRNLYRKFNISINRNFDISAYANEHYPTIDDLILEIKTSNFTTLEENEKLDLIDLLDYEFGKNGKLRQLYNGKTNFEISNKFTIFNVAPLLESASLKIVQAGFFLMMSFIQGQISNNINKKQKILFIVDEAHKFIDEKNTYALDIMNTTWKTIRKFNGAAIATTQNPRDFSVSGEAKRKSEAIVDNSQYAVIHNLTSKDIDIVDDLYKNSGGLTSEEKKFIANAKIGEFLFGLTSNQRFLVDSYFNDLEKKLYFKQGDKKNYD, encoded by the coding sequence ATGAAATTACAAAATAAAAGAATTAAAAACAAAGGTTTAAAACTTTGAAAATTTATAACACTAAATGATGTCCCGGTTCTTTTAGCTATTTTTCTTACAAGTGCTGCTATAGCTTTTTTAGGTTTAGATTTTTTAAATGTTTTTATTCAACTAATTATTTTTATTGTTTTAAATTTAATTTTATTTCCCTTAGTATTTTTTTATCCAAGTCAACAATGTAAAGGTTATGTATTTTTATATCGTTGATTTATCTTTTTAGCAAGACCTAAAAAATATAAAAGTAATAACAAAATTACTAATACTTCAGCACTAATTCCCTATAAAAAAATTAATGAAAATTTTATTGAAATTAGCGAAGGTTATTTTGGAGCTCTTGAAATAACAGGTGTAAATATATCTACTTATGATAGTGATGAAATTTCTAATTTACTTGATCGTTTTGCCAAAACACTTAATTTAGTTACAAATAAAATTTCTATTGTCAAATTACCTAAAAAACAAAACTTAAGTAAAAATCTTGAATTTTTAAAAACTAATTTTCAAAATCAAAATAACACTATTTCAAATGAATTATACAAATCATATGAAGAAGATATTGAAAATATTTTTAATGAAAGAACAAAAGATCACTATTATATTATTGTTTTTGACACCAAAATCGAAAAACTTAAAAAACAATTTAATTTAATAAGTCAAAATCTTTTTCATTCTAAATTAGAAAATAAACAATTAACATTAAAACAATTGTTAAATTTAACTATAGAAATCATTAATCCTGCTGCAAAATTTAGTGATGAGGAAATTCAAAAAATTTTGAAATCTAAAAATATTGAAAACTTTTTTAAACAACAAAACATTAAATTTAAAGCTAGTCATTTTAACATTAATGATTATTGATTTTCAACACAAACAATTGGTGAATATCCATTTAAGCTTGAAGCTGGTTGAGCAAACAAATTGTTTGACTCAAATTCAGTTGTAGTTTGAAATTTAAGAAAATTATCTGAAAGTGCTAAAAAAAGACGTTTTAACAGTGCTGCTAAAAAAATTGAAAGTAATATTGAAGATGAAAAAAACCGTGTAAGTAGAAGACGTGATTCATTTGAATATCAAGCTTTAGATAATATTATTGATATAGCTTCTTCAGGGACTGAAGAAATTTTTGAATCTGACTTTATTTTTTTTAATCGAGCATTATCAAAAAAAGAATTAAATTACATTGAAGAAGTTAATAAAAATAATTGTATAGTTTTAGGGGCTAAAATTAATAATTTAACTTTTAGACAATTTGAAGGTTTAAGTAGTGTTTATTTTAAAATGTTTGATTCAACCAAAGATCAAACTGAAATAATTTCTTCAAACATCGCATATGGTTGACCATTTGCTAATGCTCATTTAAATGATGGAAATTATCATCTTCTAGGGACACACTTTATAAATAATGAACCATTATTTTTTGATCAATTTAAAAATGATGATCATAGAAAAAATAACAATATGTTCATTTTAGGAACTTCAGGTTCAGGAAAATCAACTTTAACAAACAAAATCATCACTTATCAATATTCATTGGGCAATCAAATCATTTTAATTGATCCTCAAAATGAATATGCAACTTTAGGTCAAAAATTAAATGCATCAATTATAAATATTGGTTCAGGTTCAGATACAACCTTTAACCCTTTACAAATTAGAAAAAATTTTAACCCTAAAACTTCAGAAGAATCAAACAATGCCCAAGGCACTTTTGACAATCAAGAAATTATGATGTTGCATGAACAAAATTTAGAAAAGTTTTTTGAAACTATTTTTCCAACTTTAACTTCGAGAATGCTTAGAGGTTTGGGTAGAGGTTGAAGAAATTTATATCGTAAATTTAATATTTCAATAAATCGTAATTTTGATATCAGTGCTTATGCTAATGAACATTATCCAACTATTGATGATTTAATATTAGAAATAAAAACTTCTAATTTTACAACGTTAGAAGAAAATGAAAAATTAGATTTAATTGATCTACTGGATTATGAATTCGGAAAGAATGGAAAACTTAGACAACTTTATAATGGAAAAACAAATTTTGAAATCTCAAATAAATTTACTATTTTTAATGTTGCTCCACTATTAGAATCTGCATCACTAAAAATTGTTCAAGCTGGTTTTTTCTTAATGATGTCGTTTATTCAAGGTCAAATTTCAAATAACATTAATAAAAAACAAAAAATTCTTTTCATTGTTGATGAAGCACATAAATTTATTGATGAAAAAAATACTTATGCTTTAGACATTATGAATACAACATGAAAAACTATTAGAAAATTTAATGGAGCTGCAATAGCTACAACACAAAATCCTCGTGATTTTTCAGTATCAGGAGAAGCCAAAAGAAAATCTGAAGCTATTGTTGATAATTCTCAATATGCTGTTATTCATAATTTAACTTCGAAAGATATTGATATTGTTGATGATTTATATAAAAATTCAGGTGGTTTAACTTCTGAAGAAAAAAAATTTATTGCTAATGCAAAAATTGGTGAGTTTCTTTTTGGACTAACATCTAATCAAAGATTTTTAGTTGATAGCTATTTTAATGATTTGGAAAAAAAACTATATTTCAAACAAGGAGATAAAAAAAATTATGATTAA
- a CDS encoding Mbov_0396 family ICE element transmembrane protein produces the protein MIFDGIINGIVYGVFSIFWYILVWFPYTILKITFSTFQYLGFPIVKKILFGSENQNENWKNVPTSYWAMGIIAIVLLIVVMIAVIFKFIAKHRHNNEESNVLIKALKKLLPSISLLVLIPFLTFAFIIILQIFLDLLFIAINGQKIGLAESLFISNKPDKIESQTWSEIATTKKPFSVISINTYSTFNWGEGVQTIIFLSISGILILYGMIKLLFVYAVKIVEIFWLFISSPIFSVWSIYDNGEKFKTWKNIYLGKFFMLLYYQVALGLLMIWIGVVNNLNNIFEIEANSKILSWLLHLALVWAGAITIHSLSAEIAQMFGSSISHNEASQMFDKSVKSGAMLLGGGAAAAGFASKKLIGEDFHKNQLKKQLKKGDISKLGYKNALRDLKNERKAEGLSWRDTRDGLLAGGKTNNKLYKTQNKIAKIDDQIDKKLNFMESDEYKNLKPEKQKIHNAKLDLLNNKKEYLKQENKPREEWANKISNLNPVKSQTKTSVQKRMTENLKKYDLTQSEISKAYKEFETSQNDYKDAKKENNKIKMQNFKQAIKNKFKKGE, from the coding sequence ATGATTTTTGATGGAATTATAAATGGCATTGTCTATGGTGTATTTTCTATTTTTTGGTACATACTAGTTTGATTTCCTTATACAATATTAAAAATTACATTTTCAACATTTCAATATTTAGGTTTTCCAATAGTTAAAAAAATATTGTTTGGTTCTGAAAATCAAAATGAAAATTGAAAAAATGTACCAACTAGTTATTGAGCTATGGGTATTATTGCAATTGTTTTATTAATTGTAGTTATGATTGCAGTTATTTTTAAATTTATTGCTAAGCATCGACATAACAATGAAGAAAGTAATGTTTTAATAAAAGCATTAAAAAAATTATTACCTTCAATATCTTTATTGGTTTTAATCCCTTTTTTAACTTTTGCTTTTATTATAATTTTACAAATTTTTTTAGATCTGCTTTTTATTGCTATCAATGGTCAAAAAATAGGTTTAGCTGAATCTTTATTTATTTCTAATAAACCTGACAAAATAGAGTCGCAAACTTGAAGTGAAATAGCAACAACTAAAAAACCTTTTTCAGTTATAAGCATAAATACTTATTCTACTTTTAATTGAGGTGAAGGTGTTCAAACCATTATTTTTCTTTCAATCTCTGGAATTTTAATTCTTTATGGAATGATAAAACTATTATTTGTTTACGCTGTTAAAATTGTTGAAATATTTTGGCTTTTTATTTCAAGTCCTATTTTTAGTGTTTGAAGTATTTATGATAATGGAGAAAAATTTAAAACTTGAAAAAATATTTATTTAGGTAAATTTTTTATGCTTTTATATTATCAAGTTGCCTTAGGTCTTTTAATGATTTGAATTGGTGTTGTAAATAATTTGAATAATATTTTTGAAATAGAAGCAAATTCAAAAATACTAAGTTGACTTTTGCATTTAGCTCTAGTTTGAGCAGGGGCAATAACAATTCATAGTTTATCTGCAGAAATTGCCCAAATGTTTGGTTCAAGCATTTCACACAATGAAGCTTCACAAATGTTTGATAAATCTGTTAAATCAGGAGCTATGCTTCTCGGTGGTGGAGCAGCTGCTGCAGGTTTTGCTTCTAAAAAATTAATTGGTGAAGATTTTCACAAAAATCAACTCAAAAAACAATTAAAAAAAGGTGACATTTCAAAACTAGGTTATAAAAATGCATTAAGAGATTTAAAAAATGAAAGAAAAGCAGAAGGACTTAGTTGAAGAGATACAAGAGATGGATTATTAGCTGGTGGTAAAACAAATAATAAACTCTACAAAACTCAAAATAAAATTGCTAAAATTGATGATCAAATCGATAAAAAACTTAATTTTATGGAAAGTGATGAATATAAAAATCTTAAACCTGAAAAACAAAAAATTCATAATGCAAAACTTGATTTATTAAATAACAAAAAAGAATACTTAAAACAAGAAAATAAACCAAGGGAAGAATGAGCAAATAAAATATCTAATTTAAATCCTGTAAAATCTCAAACTAAAACTTCGGTGCAAAAAAGAATGACAGAAAATTTAAAAAAATATGACTTAACACAAAGTGAAATATCTAAAGCATATAAAGAATTTGAAACCTCTCAAAATGATTATAAAGATGCCAAAAAAGAAAATAACAAAATTAAAATGCAAAACTTTAAACAAGCGATAAAAAATAAGTTTAAAAAAGGAGAATAA
- a CDS encoding Mbov_0395 family pilin-like conjugal transfer protein, which produces MKFLQYLNDTTTGGFNTPSGKAPEVIKTLAEEASNWIYYFLTISIPVVAIIFISAIVIFSTLMSTSTDQEKRSFYKKSLKIVLISLVIVIVAIASIPIVLAKIGGLI; this is translated from the coding sequence ATGAAATTTTTACAATATTTAAACGATACAACAACAGGTGGTTTTAACACACCAAGTGGTAAAGCGCCCGAAGTTATTAAAACACTTGCTGAAGAAGCTAGTAATTGAATTTATTATTTTTTAACTATTTCAATTCCAGTTGTAGCTATTATATTTATTTCAGCAATAGTTATATTTTCAACATTAATGAGTACATCAACAGATCAAGAAAAAAGATCATTTTATAAAAAATCACTCAAAATTGTATTAATAAGTCTTGTAATTGTGATTGTTGCTATAGCATCTATTCCAATTGTCTTAGCTAAAATTGGTGGTTTAATTTAA